Below is a window of Elusimicrobiota bacterium DNA.
ATAACCTCAATAAATCTTGCCCGGAAAACACTTTTTTAGAAGTTTGTTTATCAATAACCGTAAGCCGTTCGGTACAGCAATAACAAGGATCAACAGCGGCAAGAATCAATAGCGCATCGGATATATGCTGGCCAATAACAGCTTTTTGATTGGTAGCGACATTCATAAAAGACGGAGCTCTTATCTTGTGCCTTACCGGACGGTTTGTTTTATCGCTTCTAACATAATGAAAACATTCCCCGCGCGGCGCCTCATGGCGGCCGATACCTTCTCCCTCAGGAATTTCTTTG
It encodes the following:
- a CDS encoding NADH:ubiquinone oxidoreductase codes for the protein ARASNVAIDVRKNAPYAAYDLVDWSISTYQGGDIFAKAMVRVLELYQSIKIVNQCLNYLKNNPGEIDLKVKEIPEGEGIGRHEAPRGECFHYVRSDKTNRPVRHKIRAPSFMNVATNQKAVIGQHISDALLILAAVDPCYCCTERLTVIDKQTSKKVFSGQDLLRLSKEKTEYLRKKIL